The Hemibagrus wyckioides isolate EC202008001 linkage group LG25, SWU_Hwy_1.0, whole genome shotgun sequence genome has a segment encoding these proteins:
- the lrfn2b gene encoding leucine-rich repeat and fibronectin type-III domain-containing protein 2 encodes MDRVLWQLLVLVMTVVVVHACPKYCMCQNLSESLGTLCPAKGLLFVPTDINRHTVELRLGGNFILRITPQDFANMSELVDLTLSRNSISSIQPFSFADLETLRSLHMDNNRLAELGPDDLRGLVNLQYLILNNNQLRQISEYAFQDLVPAIEDLDLSYNNLQMLPWDSVRQMVNLHQLTLDHNLLEYIPEGTFTDLERLARLDLTSNRLRKLPPDPIFARAQDSLQELVQVSTPFAPQLSLSIGGNPLHCNCEMLWFRRLDRENDLETCASPSNLKGRYFWTVRGDEFICEQPLITQHTHRMLVLEGQTASLRCEATGDPTPTIHWVAPDDRLLGNSSRIVVYSNGTLVITITTSKDFGTFTCIAANVAGESTASVELSIVQLPHINNGTGQPKSRLSDITGTSKATPKGQPEKDKPVWVSEVTADTALIRWSISKAAPKVKMYQLQYNCSDDEVLIYRMIPASSKAFLVNNLVSGTRYDLCILAAWDDSATTLTATSIVGCVEFFTRDEYPQCHSLHGQLLGGTMILVVGGVIVATLLVFIVILMVRYKAGEGGTMTAVGAELPVSKLSDMGDTYSQPNDGCLGQNGVFLPPSISKAKLKAKPKVSLRDEVVEFKCGSLQSSMSSLSSSSSSSSAGSENALHSCSPNSALANILRSASLKPRGNLDHLLGAINSLEIKGQAPLGNTKSGRAGPSADPPTDKEPLLGRTLDSKFRRSHSFDAGEFATSLSGVWTKRSLSINGMLLKDDMASSRGTLEGSEWVMESTV; translated from the exons ATGGACCGTGTGCTTTGGCAGCTGCTGGTCCTGGTTATGACTGTGGTAGTTGTTCATGCATGTCCCAAATACTGCATGTGCCAGAACTTGTCTGAGTCTCTTGGGACACTGTGTCCTGCTAAAGGCCTTTTGTTTGTACCAACTGACATTAACCGGCACACAGTAGAGCTCCGTCTAGGTGGAAACTTCATCTTACGCATTACACCACAGGACTTCGCCAATATGAGTGAATTAGTGGATCTGACACTGTCACGCAACAGCATCAGTTCCATCCAGCCATTCTCCTTCGCTGATCTTGAGACATTGCGCTCGCTGCACATGGACAACAACCGGCTAGCTGAACTGGGCCCAGATGATCTACGGGGACTTGTAAACCTTCAGTACCTAATTCTAAACAATAACCAGCTACGCCAAATCTCTGAATATGCCTTCCAGGACTTGGTGCCAGCAATTGAGGATCTTGATTTGTCATACAACAACCTGCAGATGTTGCCCTGGGATTCAGTGCGTCAGATGGTCAACCTGCACCAGCTCACTCTGGACCACAACTTGCTGGAATACATTCCTGAAGGAACCTTTACTGACCTGGAGAGACTTGCACGTCTGGACCTGACCTCCAACCGCCTCCGAAAGCTTCCTCCAGACCCAATTTTTGCTCGGGCGCAAGATTCACTGCAGGAATTGGTGCAAGTCTCTACACCGTTTGCACCACAGCTTTCACTGAGTATCGGTGGCAATCCACTGCACTGCAACTGTGAGATGCTCTGGTTTCGAAGGCTAGACCGTGAAAATGATTTGGAAACTTGTGCTTCCCCTTCAAATTTGAAGGGGCGTTACTTCTGGACTGTAAGGGGGGATGAGTTTATATGTGAGCAGCCCCTTAttacccagcacacacacaggatgttgGTTCTAGAGGGTCAAACAGCCAGCTTGAGATGTGAGGCCACTGGAGACCCAACTCCTACAATTCATTGGGTGGCCCCTGATGACCGTCTGCTTGGCAACTCTTCTCGAATTGTGGTGTATAGCAATGGCACACTTGTTATTACTATTACCACATCAAAAGACTTTGGCACATTCACGTGTATTGCTGCTAATGTTGCCGGTGAATCCACTGCTTCAGTGGAACTGTCAATCGTTCAGCTGCCTCACATTAACAATGGAACAGGACAACCCAAATCCCGCCTCTCTGATATCACAGGAACCTCAAAGGCAACACCCAAGGGCCAACCAGAAAAAGACAAGCCAGTTTGGGTTTCTGAGGTTACCGCAGACACTGCTCTCATCAGATGGTCCATCAGTAAAGCAGCTCCCAAAGTGAAAATGTACCAGCTACAATACAACTGCTCTGATGACGAAGTGCTCATTTACag gaTGATCCCTGCTTCAAGCAAGGCATTTCTAGTAAACAACTTGGTCTCTGGAACCCGCTACGATTTGTGCATCTTGGCAGCCTGGGATGACTCAGCTACTACGTTGACAGCCACTAGCATTGTGGGTTGTGTCGAGTTCTTCACCAGAGATGAGTATCCACAATGTCATTCTCTGCATGGGCAGCTGCTGGGTGGCACCATGATCCTGGTGGTGGGAGGTGTGATTGTGGCTACTTTGCTTGTCTTCATTGTCATCCTAATGGTGCGCTACAAGGCTGGGGAAGGTGGGACAATGACTGCAGTTGGGGCTGAGCTCCCTGTCAGCAAGTTAAGTGACATGGGTGATACCTATTCACAGCCCAATGATGGTTGTCTGGGGCAGAATGGAGTCTTTTTGCCCCCTTCAATTTCCAAAGCCAAACTCAAAGCCAAACCTAAGGTGAGTCTAAGGGATGAGGTGGTGGAGTTTAAATGTGGCTCTCTCCAGAGTAGTATGAGCTCTCtttcctcatcttcatcctcctcatctGCTGGTTCTGAGAATGCCTTGCACTCATGCAGCCCTAACAGTGCTTTGGCCAACATCTTGAGGTCGGCGTCTCTCAAACCTCGTGGAAATCTGGACCATCTGTTGGGGGCCATTAACTCTCTGGAGATTAAGGGCCAGGCACCATTAGGAAACACCAAATCTGGTCGTGCAGGACCATCAGCAGACCCCCCAACTGACAAGGAGCCTCTGCTGGGCCGGACACTAGACTCCAAGTTCAGGCGGAGTCACTCGTTTGATGCTGGTGAGTTTGCAACATCGTTAAGTGGTGTCTGGACCAAACGTAGCCTCTCCATCAATGGTATGTTGCTGAAGGATGACATGGCTAGCAGCAGAGGTACTCTGGAGGGCTCTGAGTGGGTGATGGAGAGCACTGTGTAG